A single window of Fodinicurvata sp. EGI_FJ10296 DNA harbors:
- the rpsJ gene encoding 30S ribosomal protein S10, which produces MDSQNIRIRLKAFDHRVLDQSTSEIVSTAKRTGAQVRGPIPLPTRMERYTVLRSPHIDKKSREQFEIRTHKRLLDIVDPTPQTVDALMKLDLAAGVDVEIKL; this is translated from the coding sequence ATGGACAGTCAAAATATCAGGATACGATTGAAAGCGTTCGACCATAGGGTCTTGGACCAGTCGACGTCCGAAATCGTTTCGACGGCAAAGCGGACCGGCGCCCAGGTGCGCGGCCCGATACCGCTTCCGACTCGGATGGAGCGTTACACCGTGCTGCGGTCGCCGCACATCGATAAGAAGTCGCGTGAGCAGTTCGAGATCCGCACCCACAAGCGTTTGCTCGACATCGTCGATCCGACGCCGCAGACGGTCGATGCGCTGATGAAGCTCGACCTTGCGGCCGGCGTGGATGTCGAAATCAAGCTCTAA